In the genome of Chryseobacterium arthrosphaerae, one region contains:
- a CDS encoding VOC family protein — protein sequence MIKFKYIILYVEDVEQSMSFYKNTFNTEIKFITPEKDYGELITGETTISFASVNLASSNIKEGFLTSKANAKPFGIELGFVTDDVETLVAEAVKNGAILYEDIAVKPWGQKTAYIKDPDNYLVEICTEIQ from the coding sequence ATGATCAAATTCAAATATATTATCCTATACGTAGAAGATGTGGAGCAATCCATGAGTTTTTATAAAAATACTTTCAACACAGAAATAAAATTTATCACTCCTGAAAAAGATTACGGAGAACTGATTACCGGAGAAACCACAATCTCATTTGCCTCTGTAAACCTGGCAAGTTCCAATATCAAAGAAGGTTTTTTAACTTCAAAAGCAAATGCAAAACCTTTCGGAATAGAACTGGGATTTGTAACCGACGATGTAGAAACATTGGTTGCAGAAGCAGTAAAAAACGGAGCTATTCTCTATGAAGATATTGCTGTAAAACCCTGGGGGCAAAAAACAGCCTACATCAAAGACCCTGATAATTATCTGGTAGAAATCTGCACTGAAATTCAATAA